In Apteryx mantelli isolate bAptMan1 chromosome 18, bAptMan1.hap1, whole genome shotgun sequence, a single window of DNA contains:
- the LOC136993645 gene encoding BPI fold-containing family B member 3-like: MVLLAASLVETVLLAASLAEMVLLAASLVEMVLLVASLAETVLLVASLVETVLLAASLAETVLLAASLAETVLLVASLAETVLLVASLAETVLLVASLAETVLLVASLAEMVLLVASLAEMVFGDGLVGGLPGKKGLLSAVQGLTGLKIVNFTLPQITLRFLPGIGLQLNLYTQLTIDGGSAAGGLLRVQVKANVTARARLVQDASGALKLVIEDCRTLLGDINIRVGPKVPVLDQALKGVLGNTLPKLLCPVVNTVLGVVNSLLGTVTSVLPLGALGNLQYTLGSLPVIGDKSIQQDLNLLVRDAAGNVVDQGLGQVAPVSLPPAASGVSQLGLSQTVLGAVLSLLRGTGAFDTDITAAALSAAGSIPGQDILLSTSALRSLLPQLSTVIPESLPLVLQVRSAGAPVVSLRNGKATASVAASIAVLAQRPGSPPQPLFTLDADINLNVSPSLSANKLQATLAVDSITLRQGGSKIGNINVSLLERWVKDILEAAYLPAINKALSVGIPLPNLFNMNFEGANVDVVDNAFVISQTHRMS; this comes from the exons ATGGTCCTGTTGGCGGCCTCCTTGGTGGAGACGGTCTTGTTGGCGGCCTCCTTGGCGGAGATGGTCCTGTTGGCAGCCTCCTTGGTGGAAATGGTCCTGTTGGTGGCCTCCTTGGCGGAGACGGTCCTGTTGGTGGCCTCCTTGGTGGAGACGGTCCTGTTGGCGGCCTCCTTGGCGGAGACGGTCCTGTTGGCGGCCTCCTTGGCGGAGACGGTCTTGTTGGTGGCCTCCTTGGCGGAGACGGTCTTGTTGGTGGCCTCCTTGGCGGAGACGGTCTTGTTGGTGGCCTCCTTGGCGGAGACGGTCTTGTTGGTGGCCTCCTTGGCGGAGATGGTCTTGTTGGTGGCCTCCTTGGCGGAGATGGTCTT TGGAGACGGTCTTGTTGGCGGTCTTCCTGGAAAGAAAGGTCTGCTGAGTGCAGTACAAGGACTCACAGG GCTGAAAATCGTGAACTTTACCCTCCCCCAAATCACTCTGCGCTTCCTGCCGGGGATCGGGCTCCAGCTGAATCTCTACACCCAGCTCACGATAGACGGAGGCTC TGCTGCAGGTGGGCTGCTTCGTGTCCAGGTCAAAGCAAACGTTACGGCAAGAGCCAGACTGGTCCAGGATGCGTCGGGGGCGCTGAAGCTGGTCATCGAGGACTGCAGGACTCTTCTGGGAGACATCAACATCCGCGTGGG ACCCAAAGTGCCAGTTCTGGATCAAGCTTTAAAAGGTGTCCTTGGTAACACCCTGCCTAAACTG ctgtGCCCCGTCGTCAACACTGTGCTTGGCGTTGTGAACTCGCTGCTTGGCACCGTCACTT CTGTGCTCCCACTCGGGGCTCTGGGGAATCTCCAGTACACGCTAGGGTCCCTTCCCGTCATTGGCGACAAATCCATCCAGCAGGATTTAAAT ctcCTCGTCCGCGACGCCGCGGGCAACGTGGTGGACCAGGGCCTGGGGCAAGTGGCGCCCGTCTCCCTGCCGCCGGCGGCGAGCGGCGTCTCGCAGCTCGGCCTCTCGCAGACCGTGCTCGGCGCCGTGCTGAGCCTCCTCCGTGGCACCGGCGCCTTTGACACGGACATCacggcggcggcgctgagcgcGGCGGGCTCCATCCCGGGCCAG GACATCCTGCTGTCGACGTCCGCCCTGCGCTCGCTGCTGCCGCAG CTCTCCACGGTGATCCCGGAGTCCCTGCCGCTGGTGCTGCAGGTGCGGAGCGCCGGCGCCCCGGTCGTGTCCCTGCGGAACGGGAAGGCGACCGCCAGCGTCGCAGCCTCCATCGCCGTGCTTGCCCAgcgccccggctccccgccgcagcccctCTTCACCCTCGACGCG GACATCAATCTGAACGTTAGCCCATCTCTCTCGGCCAACAAGCTCCAAGCCACCCTGGCTGTTGACAG CATCACCCTGAGACAGGGAGGTTCGAAAATTGGCAATATCAAC GTCTCCCTTCTTGAAAGATGGGTGAAGGACATCCTTGAAGCTGCATATCTACCCGCAATTAACA AGGCTCTCAGCGTGGGGATCCCGCTGCCTAACCTCTTCAACATGAACTTCGAGGGTGCTAATGTTGATGTCGTTGAT AATGCTTTCGTGATCTCTCAGACCCACAGAATGTCCTAA